The Actinomadura sp. WMMB 499 genome includes a window with the following:
- a CDS encoding Gfo/Idh/MocA family oxidoreductase encodes MDLRVALIGYGTGGAVFHAPLISSVPGMRLAAVVTGDPERRAAVAERYPDARVLDHADRLWEVSDAYDLVVIAAPNRYHVALARTALTSGVPVVVDKPAAATAADARSLAALSAVRGLPVIPFHNRRWDGDHLTVHRLIGAGTLGDVLRFESRFERWRPEIKPGWKESTDPRDAGGILYDLGSHLIDQAVALFGRPVRVHAEVDTRRRGATAPDDVFVALEHRGGTRSHLWTSATAARPGPRLRVLGSRAAYTVHGMDVQEDALRAGLVPNDPGYGIAPPEAYGLVGVPGDERPEPTAPGAYHDFYAAVARTLRDGAPPPVDLADAITGLEVIEAALQSAREHTAISLSRP; translated from the coding sequence ATGGACCTGCGTGTTGCCTTGATCGGATACGGCACCGGGGGCGCGGTCTTCCACGCCCCGCTGATCTCGTCCGTCCCCGGGATGCGCCTGGCGGCGGTCGTGACCGGGGACCCGGAGCGGCGCGCGGCCGTCGCGGAGCGGTACCCGGACGCGCGGGTCCTCGACCACGCCGACCGGCTCTGGGAGGTGTCAGACGCCTACGACCTGGTGGTGATCGCCGCCCCGAACCGCTACCACGTCGCGCTCGCGCGGACGGCGCTGACCTCGGGCGTCCCCGTCGTGGTGGACAAACCGGCCGCGGCCACCGCCGCGGACGCCCGTTCCCTCGCCGCGCTCAGCGCCGTCCGGGGCCTGCCGGTGATCCCGTTCCACAACCGGCGCTGGGACGGCGACCACCTCACCGTGCACCGCCTCATCGGCGCCGGGACGCTCGGCGACGTGCTGCGCTTCGAGTCCCGGTTCGAACGGTGGCGGCCGGAGATCAAGCCGGGCTGGAAGGAGAGCACCGACCCCAGGGACGCGGGCGGCATCCTGTACGACCTCGGCTCGCACCTGATCGACCAGGCGGTCGCGCTGTTCGGGCGTCCGGTCCGGGTCCACGCCGAGGTCGACACCCGCCGCCGCGGCGCCACCGCGCCCGACGACGTCTTCGTCGCCCTCGAGCACCGCGGCGGCACCCGTTCGCACCTGTGGACGAGCGCGACCGCGGCGCGGCCGGGCCCGCGCCTGCGCGTGCTCGGTTCCCGCGCCGCCTACACCGTCCACGGCATGGACGTGCAGGAGGACGCCCTGCGCGCCGGACTCGTCCCGAACGATCCGGGCTACGGCATCGCCCCGCCGGAGGCGTACGGCCTCGTCGGCGTCCCGGGCGACGAGCGTCCCGAGCCGACGGCGCCGGGCGCCTACCACGACTTCTACGCGGCCGTGGCCCGCACGCTGCGCGACGGCGCGCCCCCGCCCGTCGACCTCGCCGACGCGATCACGGGACTGGAGGTCATCGAGGCGGCGCTGCAGTCCGCCCGCGAGCACACGGCGATCTCCCTCTCCCGGCCGTGA
- a CDS encoding helix-turn-helix domain-containing protein: MEQREGDRFLRLLVERSEDPALLDATVRAARTRSDLVAALPEEETRRHTAALVRGVVAALAEGGPGPDVLAAAERLGSDRARQGVPVAAFLDGFQAGRAHLVRTLIADGRRLGVPDALLLDGVSRIDEITTALVHRMVHAHRVTELEAARTARESTVQTLRQLLHGEPVAVPAPLDAGAAYHCVVSDVSDPAAAAHLEARLTSAGSGLCGLVDGRLAALVARLPDPPPAGPLLVAAPPARPGDVAPLYALGRRALRAGAAAGLTGMRDLADLALVTATDAEPELGGLLAAALLDGLDPADPFHRELAETALAHLDHGGRIEPAAAALHVHGNTVKYRLRRLQELTGHPPPDPADGAAVARTAHLWWALRHWLDAAR, translated from the coding sequence ATGGAGCAACGAGAAGGCGACCGTTTCCTGCGGTTGCTGGTCGAGCGGAGCGAGGACCCGGCGCTGCTGGACGCGACGGTGCGCGCCGCCCGGACCCGCTCGGACCTCGTCGCGGCGCTGCCGGAGGAGGAGACGCGGCGGCACACCGCCGCGCTCGTCCGGGGCGTGGTGGCCGCGCTGGCGGAGGGCGGCCCGGGACCGGACGTCCTCGCGGCGGCCGAGCGGCTCGGCTCCGACCGCGCGCGGCAGGGGGTGCCGGTCGCCGCGTTCCTGGACGGCTTCCAGGCGGGCCGCGCGCACCTCGTCCGGACGCTCATCGCCGACGGCCGCCGCCTCGGCGTCCCGGACGCCCTGCTGCTGGACGGGGTGAGCCGCATCGACGAGATCACCACCGCGCTCGTCCACCGCATGGTCCACGCGCACCGGGTGACCGAGCTGGAGGCGGCCCGCACGGCGCGGGAGAGCACCGTCCAGACGCTCCGGCAGCTGCTGCACGGCGAACCGGTCGCCGTCCCCGCTCCGCTGGACGCCGGCGCCGCCTACCACTGCGTCGTGTCCGATGTCAGCGATCCCGCCGCCGCCGCGCACCTGGAGGCCCGGCTCACCTCGGCCGGGTCGGGCCTGTGCGGGCTCGTGGACGGGCGCCTGGCCGCCCTCGTCGCCCGGCTGCCGGACCCGCCGCCCGCGGGTCCGTTGCTGGTGGCCGCCCCGCCCGCCCGTCCGGGCGACGTCGCGCCGCTCTACGCGCTCGGACGCCGCGCGCTGCGGGCGGGCGCCGCCGCGGGCCTCACCGGGATGCGGGACCTCGCCGACCTGGCCCTCGTGACGGCCACCGACGCGGAACCCGAGCTGGGCGGGCTGCTGGCGGCCGCGCTGCTGGACGGGCTGGACCCCGCCGACCCGTTCCACCGGGAACTCGCCGAGACGGCTCTCGCGCACCTCGACCACGGCGGACGCATCGAGCCGGCGGCCGCGGCGCTGCACGTCCACGGCAACACGGTCAAGTACCGGCTGCGGCGCCTGCAGGAGCTGACGGGACACCCGCCGCCCGACCCGGCGGACGGCGCGGCGGTCGCCCGCACCGCGCACCTGTGGTGGGCGCTGCGCCACTGGCTGGACGCCGCCCGCTGA
- a CDS encoding class II aldolase/adducin family protein: protein MAEDEEFLEKLPTDLIFRLPPNFDDVEDERRHRKERLTAALRIFGKFGFEEGVAGHITARDPERDDHFWVNPFGMSFKHIRVSDLILVNHEGKVVEGRYPVNEAAFAIHSQVHQARPDVVAAAHSHSTYGRAMSALGRKLEPITQDVCAFYQDHGLFDDYTGVVTDLEEGKRIAAALGDHKAVILRNHGLLTVGDTVDAAAWWFITMERSCQVQLLAQAAGPVVPIEHDNAVLTHEQIGNDLVGWINYQPLYDQITREQPDLFD, encoded by the coding sequence ATGGCCGAGGACGAAGAGTTCCTGGAGAAGCTGCCCACCGACCTGATCTTCCGGCTGCCGCCGAACTTCGACGACGTCGAGGACGAGCGCCGGCACCGCAAGGAGCGGCTCACCGCCGCGCTGCGGATCTTCGGCAAGTTCGGCTTCGAGGAGGGCGTGGCCGGGCACATCACCGCCCGCGACCCCGAGCGCGACGACCATTTCTGGGTGAACCCGTTCGGGATGTCGTTCAAGCACATCAGGGTCAGCGACCTGATCCTCGTGAACCACGAGGGCAAGGTCGTCGAGGGCCGTTACCCGGTCAACGAGGCCGCGTTCGCGATCCACTCGCAGGTGCACCAGGCGCGCCCGGACGTGGTGGCCGCCGCGCACAGCCACTCGACGTACGGCCGCGCGATGTCGGCGCTCGGCCGCAAGCTGGAGCCGATCACCCAGGACGTGTGCGCGTTCTACCAGGACCACGGCCTGTTCGACGACTATACGGGCGTGGTCACCGACCTGGAGGAGGGCAAGCGGATCGCCGCGGCCCTCGGCGACCACAAGGCCGTCATCCTGCGCAACCACGGCCTGCTGACGGTCGGCGACACCGTGGACGCGGCCGCCTGGTGGTTCATCACGATGGAGCGGTCGTGCCAGGTGCAGCTCCTCGCGCAGGCGGCGGGCCCGGTCGTCCCGATCGAGCACGACAACGCCGTCCTCACCCACGAGCAGATCGGCAACGACCTGGTCGGCTGGATCAACTACCAGCCGCTGTACGACCAGATCACCCGCGAGCAGCCCGACCTGTTCGACTGA